The Clostridium botulinum BKT015925 genome includes the window TATATATCCATGGTTTACCATTTGTCTTGCTTGACGAATAGAATTTGCAAATCCTATTCTATATACAATATTATCTAACCTGCACTCTAGTAGTTTAAGTAAAACTTCACCTGTAACCTCTTTGGATTTCATAGCCTTTTCAACATATCTTTTAAATTGTTTTTCCATAACTCCATAATAAGCTCTTATTTTCTGCTTTTCCAAAAGTTGAATACCATAATCTGATATCTTCTTGTTTCTATTAGCCCTTGTACTCTCAGCCCTTTTCATTGCCTTTGGATGTCCATATATATTTACTCCTAATCTTCTGCTCAATTTAAATCTAGGTTGTCTTATTTTTGCCATTTTCTAATTCCTCCTCGAACTGTATTTGTAACAATAATAATTTTTGCATCATAAAGTAAACTTATTATAACACATATTGATAATGATTATCAATATCATTTTTAATATCAATAACTTTTTTATTTAGTATATGTAAATAATTAAAAGACACTCTAAAATTTTAGAATGTCTTTTATAATAAGTTATAATGAAAATTTATCTATACTTTGTTTAAGTTTTTGGGATAAACTATTTAATTGCTCCACTAATTCTTTAGTATAATCCATTTTTTCCTTTACTTCCGCTGTAGAGGCATATACTTCTTCTGACGAACCCGATATTTCCTCTGTAAGTGAAAGTACTGAATTCATTGACATACTTACTGAATCTTTTTCCTTATAGACACCTTCTATTTTGCTCACATTTTTTCCTATCTTGTGAGGCATACTTTGCATAAAACGAATTACTTTTGATAAAATTTTTCTAGTTTCATTTATAGTACCTATTTGACTTTTAGCTACATCACTAGATTTTTCAATACTATTTGCAGAAATACTAATAGCATTTGTAAGCTCTTCTATTAAAATATTTATTTTTTTCACAGCATTTGATGTTTCTCCAGATAGTTTTTTTATTTCATCAGCTACTAC containing:
- the rpsD gene encoding 30S ribosomal protein S4, whose product is MAKIRQPRFKLSRRLGVNIYGHPKAMKRAESTRANRNKKISDYGIQLLEKQKIRAYYGVMEKQFKRYVEKAMKSKEVTGEVLLKLLECRLDNIVYRIGFANSIRQARQMVNHGYILVNGKKVDIPSYQVKVGDIVKLKDKYTNNQMFSDNFLELRTFELPYIEKNYDDFSGKLLRLPERDELPIEVNEVAVVELYSK